GGGGCTAGGATGCGCGTGGAGATAGCTTCTCCGCAGTCGCACGGATCTAGCGGCTTGGTTCGTTGTAGCCGAAGCGGCCGTCGCCGCGCAGCTGGCAGATTTGGCCAGCTTGACAAGACGCTTGCGTCACGGCGACCGATCAGAGCGCGCCGGAAGAGAACTGCTCAGGCAGCAGCACGGCGAGGGTGGTGGTGCGCGTGCGCATCGGATCGTCGGCGTCGATCAGGATCACTTCCATTGCGGGTCCGAATTCGCTGAGGACTTGTCGGCAGGCGCCGCAGGGAGAGTGCCCGCCGCTGGTGGCGACGGCGACGGCGACGATTTGCTTGTGCCCCGCGGCGACGGCGCTGCCGATGGCGACGCGTTCGGCGCAAATCGTCAGGCCGTAGGAGGCGTTTTCGACGTTGCAGCCCGCGAAGATTTGGCCGTCGGCGGCGAGCAGCGCGGCGCCAACTTGGAATTTGGAATAGGGGGCGTAGGCTCGGCTGCGAACCGCCAACGCCGCCGATTCCAGCGATTTCCGCAGGGTTTCATTCATCGATAGATTCCTCTATTTCGTTCAGTTCCGCCCCCGGTGTACAATTTTGCCGGCCTCGATTGGCAGCGACTTTCAGCAGAGCAGGGACGAGCTATGGCGAAGTGCGACGGTTGCGGGACGTTCATCGTGTTCGGCGGAGTCAAAAGCGACGGCTACCGCTACTGCAACAATGATTGCGCGCAGCGCGGTCAGGTGCAACTGTTGTCGAACGCCGTGCCGCAGGAATTGCTGGACCGCTACATTCACGAAGTCCACCAAGGCGACTGCCCGAAGTGCGGCGGACCCGGGCCGATTGACGTCCATATGTCGCACACCTGCTGGTCAGCGCTCGTAATGACGTCGATGAACAGCAAGCCGCAGGTTTGTTGCCGTTCGTGCGGCGTGAAAGCTCAGGTGGGCGCGACCTGCAGTTCGGCGGTGCTGGGCTGGTGGGGATTTCCCTGGGGGTTGTTGTTCACGCCGATCCAGATCGTGCGGAACGTCAAAGCGATTGTGGTCAAGCCGGACCATTCGCGGCCTTCGCCGCAACTCGCGCACTTGGTGAAGCTGGATCTGGCGAGTAGTGCGATTCGACCGGGGATCAAGACCTAAGACAGCGCACTTCCCAAGGAGCTTCGGATGAAGCACGAAGTTCGATTGGAAGCTTCAACGGGATCGTCGGTGGCCGTCGTCCATCGGCAGGCGACGCGACCGCAACTTGGCGCCGTTGTTCAAGCGGCCTGCGGCGTCGTGTGGAATACACTGCGGGCGGCGCAGGTAGCCGGCGTCGGTCGGCACGTGGCGATCTATTGGGACGATACGATTCGCCTCGACGTCGGCGCAGAGGTCGCTGAGCCGTTCGCTGGAGCGGGCGAGGTCGTGGGAGCCACATTGCCGCGAGGGATGACGGCCGCAGCGACGCACGTTGGGCCCTACGACCAACTCGGCGGCGCGCATCAGGCGATTCAGGCGTGGTGCTCTGCGAACGGACGGCCGTTGGCCGGACCGAGTTGGGAGATCTACGGGCACTGGCAGAACGAGTGGAATGCCGATCCGACGCTGATTCGCACAGACGTTTATTACCTGCTAGCGGACTCTGCGAGCTAGATGCGTGATTAGACGCTTGCGGTCGCGTGCGAAACCCGAGAAGCGTGGCGTTTAGCTCGCTGCTCAGCAGATGGCTGCGACGCCTCGCGGTTTGGCGCGAGCGTCACGATGCGTTGCTCGCGCGGTTTGATTCGTCGGCGCCCGAGTAGCCGCAGGAACTGATAGCGAGCTTCTTGCCAAATTCGTTGTTCGCGGGCGAGGTAGCACCGACCAACGCTCGGCTGCGCGGCGCCTTTGAGGCCGGATTGCTCGGCGTCGTCGAGAGCGTCGGCAATCATTTCAGCTGCAAGTCGCATCGACTTGGCGGTGATGGTTGCTTCGGTATCACTTGGAGCGAGCGCCGGATAGCCGTACTTCAGCACCGCGCCCGTGTCGATGCCGCGATCGATGCGGTGGAGCGTGACGCCGACGTTGTCGACGTCGTTGTTTGCGAGGGCCCAAAAGAGGGTTCGCTCGCCGCGGTAGGCGGGCGCGATGCCGCGGTGGACGTTGAGGGTGGCAAGGCGTGGGATCTCGAAGATCTCGGGCTTTAAGATCGGCGCCGCGGTGACGAGCAGCACGTCGGGGTTGAGGCGGCGGAGTTCCGCGGCGAACGGGCGCGAGTTGATTTGACGGATGTCGATGGGCGTCGTGGGGATGTCGCCGACCGTCTCGTCGAGGTGGGCGAGGTAGTCCATCGCTTCGCGTTCGCGGCGGTTGTGGGCGCGTTCGAGATACTTGCGGTGCGCGAGTTCGACGACGCTCCTGACGGGGGCCTTGCGGAATTTGGCGAAGCGCGAGGCGGGGGCGGCGGCTGGTTCGCTCCACGCGACGCGGAAGACGTGGCTGATGGGGTGGCGCTCGGCCACGGAGCGGAGGAGGTAGGCGTTGGTCGGCGTGCAGGTGCTGAGGGCGACGATGTTCACGCGAGTCTCACGAGGCGAGAAAAGGGAGGGCGGCATGCTGTGCGGGACGGCATGCCGCCCGGCGGGAGAGGGGGCTGGAGAGCTTCAGAGTAGTTAGGGGGAGAGAGAGGCCTGGCGGGGAAGGCTCTACGGAGGTCCACAATTGAGTGTGGAGTTAGCAGAGTAGGCTGCTGCGGCCGGAGTGATGGGCGCAATCGGAATGCTGCGCGTGGGGAGCGTGTACCAGCTGCTTCCCCCCTCCCCAGCCCAGTACTGCGCACAGGCTACCGCCTGCGCTCGATCGCCGCTGGCGACCGTGCTCGTTGCTCCCTCCAGGGGGAGGGGGGCAGACATTTCATCATGGCGGCGAGAGGGCGAGCGGTGCTCTCAGTCGATGCGGTCGAGGATGAGCGGGCCGGTGGCGGGGGCTTCGTCGGTGACTTGGATCGCTTCGAGCAGTGTGTGGCGCACCCGTTCGGCGATCATCGGTTTGGCGAAGATGCGAGCGAGCGGTTGGCCGGCGTCGATGCGGTCGCCGAGCCGCGTGAGCATTTCGAGGCCGGTCGAATGGTCGAGCTGGTCGCTGAGCACCTGGCGGCCGCCACCCATAGCGATGATCGCTTTGCCGAGCAACTCGGCGTCGATGCGGGCAAGGTAGCCACTGCGGGGGCTGACGAGGTCGCTCGCCGGAGCGACAGGACGCGGGGCGTTGAGGTCGCCCGCTTGGGCGGCGATCATCGCGGTGAATTGTTCCATCGCTTCACCGGAGTCGATGGTGCGTTGGAGCTTTTCGATGCCGGCGGCGGAGCTCTCGACATGTTTCGTGGAGACTAGCACCTCGGCGCCGAGGGCGAGCGTGCACTCCATGAGGTCGGCGGGACCGTTGCCCTGGAGGGCGGCGATAGATTCGTCGACTTCGACCGCGTTGCCGGCCATGCGGCCGAGCGGCTGATTCATGTCGGTGAGGAGCGCCGTCGTCGCGACGCCCATTCGCTTGCCGGTGGCGACGAGCGATTTTGCGAGTGCACGGGCGTCGGCTTCGGTCTTCATGAAGGCGCCGGTGCCGAACTTCACGTCGAGCACCAGGGCGTCGAGGCCCTCGGCGAGCTTCTTGCTCATGATGCTCGCGGTGATCAACGGGATCGAAGGGACCGTGGCCGTGACGTCGCGAAGTGCGTAGAGTTTGCGGTCGGCGGGGACAAGGTCGGCGGTAGCGCCGGTGATGACGCAGCCGGTCTTGGCGACGACGGCGCGGACTTCGTCCATCGTGAGGTTGGTGCGAAAGCCGGGAATCGCTTCGAGCTTGTCGAGCGTGCCGCCGGTGGCGCCGAGGCCGCGGCCCGAGATCATTGGCACTTCGAGGCCGCAGCAGGCGAGCATGGGGGCAAGAAGAAGCGAGGTTTTGTCGCCGATGCCGCCGGTGGAGTGTTTATCGACGCGCGGCACGCCGTCATCCGGCCATTCGAAGCGGGCGCCCGAGGCGAGCATGTGATCGGTGAGCGAGGCGATCTCGTCAGTGGTCATCCCGTTAAGGTAGATCGCCATCGCGAGGGCCGACATCTGGTAGTCAGGGATGGCGCCGCGGGCGTAACCGTCGATGAACGCCGCGATCTCGGCGTCGGTGAGCTGCTCGTGATCGCGTTTCTTTTGGATGATCCAGACGGGGTTCATATCTTTGGCTCTGGGAGAAAGATCTCACGCAAAGGCGCGAAGGCGCAAAGAAGAGAAAAAAATTGTAAACGCTGAGCTGAGTTCAGCGATTGAATCATGCTCTTAAGCTTGGCCTCGCATTGTATTCCTTCGCGCCTTTGCGCCTTTGCGTGAAATACCTCTCACAGCGTTTCCACCACGCCGCGGACGATCGCGCTAAGTTTGGCGCCGGCGGTGGCGGCGACGGTGAGGACTTCGTGGCCGCAGGTTTCGCCGAGCGAGTCGGGCGAGCCGACGTTGGTGATTGTCGATAGGCCGAGGACGCGCATGCCGGCGTGGACGGCGGCGATCACTTCGGGAACGGTCGACATGCCGACGGCGTCGCCGCCGATGCGGCGGAGCATGCGGTACTCGGCGCGGGTTTCGTAGTTCGGCCCGAGCACCGAGGCGTAGACGCCGCGGTGGAGGATGAAGCCGTCGCGCATCGCGATTTCGACAGCGCGGCGCTGCAGGCCTTTATCGTACGGCGTGCACATGTCGGGGAAGCGCGGGCCGAGGGCGTCGTCGTTCACGCCGATGAGCGGGTTGCGGAACATGAGATTAATTTGATCGTCGATCAGCATCACGTCGCCGGTGGCGTATTGCGGATTGAGGCCGCCGGCGGCGTTCGAGACGACGAGCGTGCGGCCGCCAAGCGCGGCGAGCAGGCGGACGGGCAGCGACGCGGTCTCGGCCGAGTGCCCTTCGTAGAGATGGAAGCGGCCTTGGAAGGCGATGATGGGGGTGCCGCCGAGCGTGCCGCAGACCAAGCGGCCGGCGTGGCCGATGGCGGTGGTGTGCGGGAAGTGGGGGAGGTCGGCGTAGGGGATTGTCGCTTGGGCGTCGATTTCATTCACGAAATCGCCGAGGCCGGAGCCGAGGATGACGCCGGCCTTCGGCGTGGTGTTCCACTGGTTGCGAACGAACGCGGCGGTTTCGGCGATCTGATTGGCGAGGTGGAGCATCGTTACTCGTTCCCACGCTCCGCGTGGGAACGGGCGGGACGCCGCTCTGCGGCAATTTGGTGTTGGTTGTGGCTCTAACTTTAGGGCGCGCGACGCGGAGCGTCGGGGTGTGCGTTCCCACGCGGAGCGTGGGAACGAGGGTTAGCGAGAGGCTTCGTGTTGGAGGACCGAGAGAACTAACGCGCGGAGTTTGGGTTGCGCGGAGTTCGCGAACGCGATGATCTCGTGGATGTCGGCCGGCTTCAGCGTATCGGGGAGGCACATGTCGGTAATCACCGAGAGGCCGAAGACGCGCAGTCCGGCGTGGACGGCGACGATTACTTCGGGGACGGTCGACATGCCCACCACGTCGGCGCCGATCGCGCGGAGGAAGCGATATTCGGCTCGCGTCTCAAGGTTAGGGCCAGTGACGGCGACGGTGACGCCGCGGTGGGCGACGAAGTTCTCGCGGCGAGCCGTTTCGAGCGCAACTTCGATCAGCTCGGGCGTGTAGGGCGCCGACATATCGGGGAAGCGCGGGCCGAGGCGGTCGTCGTTGACGCCGACGAGCGGGTTGTCGCCCATCAGGTTGATGTGATCGTCGATCACCATCACGTCACCCGCTTTGTAGTACGGGTTCATGCCGCCGACGGCTTGGGAGACGATGAGCGTCTCGGCGCCGAGCGCCTTCATCACGCGGACCGGCAGCGTGATTTGCTTGAGCGGGTAGCCTTCGTATTGATGGAAGCGGCCTTCCATCGCGACGACCGGCACGCCGGCGAGTCGGCCGCAAACGAGGCGGCCGCGGTGACTGGTGGCGGTCGAACGCGGGAAGTGGGGGATGTCGGGATAGTCGATCGCGACGGGCGATTCGATTTCATCAGCGACGTTACCGAGGCCGGTGCCGAGGATGATGCCGGCGCGGGGCGTTTCGTTCCAGCGCTCACGGACGGCGGCGGCGGCGGCTTCGATTTGCGAGTATAGTTCTAGCATATTGGGCGTGTGGCGGAGTCCGGCGTGATTATTAATGCGGGAGCGGGGAGATTTTTAACCACGAAACACACGAAGCACACAAAAAGCTTAAGGGGGAAGAATGGAGGTGTTGTACCGTGAGGAAAGCTATCTGGTGATGGGGGCGTGTTTCGAGGTCTATAAAGAAATGGGGTGTGGGTTTTTGGAGGCGGTCTATCAAGAGTGTTTGGGTATTGAATTCGGTTTGCGATCGATTCCTTTTCAGCCTCAGCTGGAGCTACCGCTGCAATACAAGCAGCACGAACTCTCGCAGAAATACCAGCCAGACTTCGTGTGTTTCGAAAAGATCGTGTTGGAGATTAAGTCAGCCAACGCGATCATCGACAGACACCGTGCTCAAGTTCACAACTATCTTTGTGCCACAGGTTACCGATTGGGAATCATTGCGAATTTCAATCACCATCCCAAGCTAGAATGGGAGAGAATCGTTCGATAGGCGACATCACGAAGCACCATTGTTAGTCCTTTACTCAAGTCACACTTTCTATTTGGTGTGCTTCGTGTGTTTCGTGGTAAAAACCTCCCCGCTCCCGAATTGCGAGCTCCTAATATGCCCCGCCAGCTTGGGCTGTTTCGCCGCGTTCGCCGGCGGCGATGGCGGCGGTGCCGCTGGTGCCGAGGCGGGTGACGCCGAGGGCGACGAACTTTTGGGCGTCGGCGAAGGTGCGGATGCCGCCGGAGGCTTTTACTTCGACGGCGGGGCTGCAGGCGGCCCGCATCAGGCGGATGTCGTGCTCGGTGGCGCCGGTGGCGATCATGCCGCCGTTGTCGCCTTTCACCATGCCGAAGCCGGTCGAGGTTTTCACGAACGCGGCGCCGGCGGCTTCGCTTAGTTCGCACAGGCGGCGCTTCACGTCGTCGTTGGGGAGCAGGCCGCACTCGAAGATCACTTTGGTGATCGCTCCGCCCGCGCGGGCGACTTCGACGACGGCGCGGATGTCGTCTTCGACATATTGCCAGTCGCCGGCGAGCGCGCGGCCGATGTTCACCACCATGTCGACTTCACGGGCGCCTTGGGCGACGGCGATTTCGGTTTCGCAGACCTTGGCGCCAGTGGTCGTGCCGCCGTGGGGGAAGCCGATGACGGTGCTCGGGACGACCTTCGAACCGGCGAGCAGTTCGGCGGTCAGCGCGACCATCGAGGGCTTCACGCAGACGCTGGCCGTGCCGACTTCGACGCAGAGTTTGCAAGCTTCGCGGAGGTCGGCGTCGGTTTGGGTCGGTTGGAGAACGGCGTGGTCGATGAGGGCGACGATCGACATGGGGCGGCGGCTCGCAGGCGGGGCGAATGGGGGTGGCGAATGGGGGTGGCGGGGCCGGCCCCATCGTAGCGAAATGGCGTGCGGTTCGCCATTAGATTCGACCGCCAGAAATGGCGGGAATGCTTAAGCATTAAGGCACGAAGACACCAGATAAGCACCAAGGAAGGGCGGAAAGAACGGAGAAGTCGTCATACCATCATCTGCAATTTTTTGGTGCGTCCTCCGTGCGTTTGCGTCTTGATGGTTATTTTCTCGTTAGCGAATCGTTTCGCCGCCCGACATCGTGATCCAGGCGACGAAAGCGTTGGGATCGATTTCCTCAAGGGCGAACTCTACGTGCCCGTCGGCGAAGCTGACGAGGATGCCGCCGGGGTGGAAGCCGTAGGGCTGCGAGACGTTGTTGCAGTTGATGATTTGCGAGCCGTGGCAGTAGTTGTTGATGGTCATCCAGGTTTCGGGGCTGGCCCAGCGGAAGCGACTGTTGATCGAGCGGTTTTCCTCGCCGTTGTAAAAGAGCGGAGCGGGGTCGGTGGCGCGTTGATACCAGCCGAACATGAACGGCTTCGCTAGCGGAACCTTTGATCGCCTTACTGGAAGAGACGCCAGCGATTTTGCCTTTGAATTGCCCGAGGCGGTAACGCCCACCCTTGAGCGAATACCGGTTGCTCGTGCCGCTCTTGGTTGTAACCGTCGTCGTTTTGAAGTGCAACCGAACCTCTGTGCCGAGAGCCCGCAGAGCCTCGTTGACGATAATTGGATTCAACAAGACGTGCAGGTCTTCTCGGAAAGGATCGCGTTGAAACGACGCAAGGAACTCGTTGATTTTAGCAGGTGGGACGGCAGCCGAGATTGCGGTGCGGTCGAACTCAGCCCAAAAGTCGTCGAGCCGCTTAGCATCAGCGTCGGTGTAGTAGAAGTCCGCGGGAATCTTGCTTGGGTCGCCGTCGATTGCCGCCAGCATCTGCTCTCGGGTGAGCCCGTTGGTTTTAACGAGGCCCTCCAGCTCCTTCTGCCGAGCGACCAGCTTATTGAGCTGGGCCTGGATCATCATCGCCGTCTCGGCATCCCAGTCCATCGCAAGAAGCTTCTCGCGAGTCCGCTTGAGGTCCGCAGTTACCTCTCCTAGCTCGATGTCGTACAAATTCTGTTCTCTGCGCTTAAGATTGGGGGCAACAAGATCATCGGGAGGCGACGTGAGAAGCTCGGTGAGGTCGTCTCTGGTCTCGAAGAACAGCGACATAACCTGCGGCAGAATGTCCTCCTCGTTGATGGCGGGTGTGCCGGCCGAGCAAGCCCCCTTACCGAACCGACGCGTCATCCCGCAGTAGTACCGACGCTTGCCGCTGGAGGGAGGCGTTGCCCCGGCCATCTTCGATCCGCAATGATCGCAGACCAGGATATCCGACAGGACATACCGCGAGTGGCGGTCACGCTTGCCGATAGCGAACCGCTCCCGCACCTTAGCCGCTTGCCGCTGCGCTGCGTCGAACGTTTTCCGATCGACGATTGGTTTGTAGACATTCCGCCGCGTGATGACTGGCGCACGCTCGATGTGCTTGGGCTGAGCATCCTGCGCATCAGCCAATTCGCCGTCCGCCCCAACAACAGTAAACTTACCTTGCTGGCGGCGCCCGTAGGTGAAGTCACCCGCGTAAACCGCGTTCACGAGAATGTCGCGGACGGTGACCGCCGACCATTTTGACTTACCCCGAGGCGAGGGAATCTCCTCAGAGTTAAGCACCGCCATTATCTTGTTGTAGGGAATCAGGTCCGTTACGAACATCTGAAAGATTCGCTTGACGACGGCGACGGCCTTTCGATCGCCGTGGACCAAACCTCCGTTACCGTCATTCTTCATCGCGTAGGGAATCGGTGCGGCACGCTTCCCCTCCCCTGCCCGGTCGAGGTTCTTCAACGTGCTGCGGCGAGAAAGCTTGCGGCTGGACTGGTTGCTCGACCATACGTCGATAATGAACTTGAGCGACTGCCCTAAGTCGTTTCGGTTCCGCAGGTCGTAAACGCCTTGAGCGACCGTCACGATGAACTGAATGCCGCTCTTCTTGAGGGCCTTAACGTCCTCTTCAACGTCATCCCAATCCGCTCGACTGAAACGATCTACGTCGTCGCAGATGATCGCTACGAAGTCGCCCTTGGAAGCGGCGTCCCCGAGCATTCTTGCGAAGTCGGGTCGAGCCCCCTCACGCTTCCAACCGGACACGCCCGGGTCCGCGTACTCGCGAATAATCTGATAGCCGTTAGATTTCGCCAGCTTCTCAATCTCTGTGCGCTGTTGCGAGATCGATTTTTCTTGACGCTCCCGCTTGCGCCCCTGCGAATCGGTTTGAAGCCCCTTTGTAGATTTCCGCAAGTATGAGACTGCTGGAATTAGAGCCTGTGCCTTAGCTTTTGCCGGCATCGTCGTGACCTCCACCGTGACCTCTGTAAGCAAAAGAGGGGGCGGCGTGGCCTACCGAGGTCACGGAAAGTGGCCCAACTCGGGGGATCAATCCCGAGAAGTGCCGCCCCTGCTGCGAATTATACCGAATTCGTCGGCTACCCCTTATAACTCGTCGTTGCCTCGACTCTGGGGCCGCCATCTCGACATTCAAACACAAATTGTCAATAAATACGAAGCTCCACCGGCGCCCAAATGCATGAGGCAGCTATTCTCTCATTCGCGATTCAAGATCGCACGTCCAATCCACTCTTAGGCATGTAAAAATGAAATTGGTCGCGGCGCATATCGACGCATTCCGTAGCATCATCGGTCGCACACTTGAGCTTTCGCACGAATGCCTAGGCTTGGTGGGCATTAATGAATCGGGCAAATCTAACGTTCTTGCTGCTCTGTCCGTGCTC
This sequence is a window from Lacipirellula parvula. Protein-coding genes within it:
- a CDS encoding purine-nucleoside phosphorylase, producing the protein MLELYSQIEAAAAAVRERWNETPRAGIILGTGLGNVADEIESPVAIDYPDIPHFPRSTATSHRGRLVCGRLAGVPVVAMEGRFHQYEGYPLKQITLPVRVMKALGAETLIVSQAVGGMNPYYKAGDVMVIDDHINLMGDNPLVGVNDDRLGPRFPDMSAPYTPELIEVALETARRENFVAHRGVTVAVTGPNLETRAEYRFLRAIGADVVGMSTVPEVIVAVHAGLRVFGLSVITDMCLPDTLKPADIHEIIAFANSAQPKLRALVLSVLQHEASR
- a CDS encoding GxxExxY protein is translated as MEVLYREESYLVMGACFEVYKEMGCGFLEAVYQECLGIEFGLRSIPFQPQLELPLQYKQHELSQKYQPDFVCFEKIVLEIKSANAIIDRHRAQVHNYLCATGYRLGIIANFNHHPKLEWERIVR
- a CDS encoding formyl transferase, which codes for MPPSLFSPRETRVNIVALSTCTPTNAYLLRSVAERHPISHVFRVAWSEPAAAPASRFAKFRKAPVRSVVELAHRKYLERAHNRREREAMDYLAHLDETVGDIPTTPIDIRQINSRPFAAELRRLNPDVLLVTAAPILKPEIFEIPRLATLNVHRGIAPAYRGERTLFWALANNDVDNVGVTLHRIDRGIDTGAVLKYGYPALAPSDTEATITAKSMRLAAEMIADALDDAEQSGLKGAAQPSVGRCYLAREQRIWQEARYQFLRLLGRRRIKPREQRIVTLAPNREASQPSAEQRAKRHASRVSHATASV
- the deoC gene encoding deoxyribose-phosphate aldolase yields the protein MSIVALIDHAVLQPTQTDADLREACKLCVEVGTASVCVKPSMVALTAELLAGSKVVPSTVIGFPHGGTTTGAKVCETEIAVAQGAREVDMVVNIGRALAGDWQYVEDDIRAVVEVARAGGAITKVIFECGLLPNDDVKRRLCELSEAAGAAFVKTSTGFGMVKGDNGGMIATGATEHDIRLMRAACSPAVEVKASGGIRTFADAQKFVALGVTRLGTSGTAAIAAGERGETAQAGGAY
- a CDS encoding purine-nucleoside phosphorylase — translated: MLHLANQIAETAAFVRNQWNTTPKAGVILGSGLGDFVNEIDAQATIPYADLPHFPHTTAIGHAGRLVCGTLGGTPIIAFQGRFHLYEGHSAETASLPVRLLAALGGRTLVVSNAAGGLNPQYATGDVMLIDDQINLMFRNPLIGVNDDALGPRFPDMCTPYDKGLQRRAVEIAMRDGFILHRGVYASVLGPNYETRAEYRMLRRIGGDAVGMSTVPEVIAAVHAGMRVLGLSTITNVGSPDSLGETCGHEVLTVAATAGAKLSAIVRGVVETL
- a CDS encoding DUF1559 domain-containing protein gives rise to the protein MFGWYQRATDPAPLFYNGEENRSINSRFRWASPETWMTINNYCHGSQIINCNNVSQPYGFHPGGILVSFADGHVEFALEEIDPNAFVAWITMSGGETIR
- a CDS encoding thymidine phosphorylase, which translates into the protein MNPVWIIQKKRDHEQLTDAEIAAFIDGYARGAIPDYQMSALAMAIYLNGMTTDEIASLTDHMLASGARFEWPDDGVPRVDKHSTGGIGDKTSLLLAPMLACCGLEVPMISGRGLGATGGTLDKLEAIPGFRTNLTMDEVRAVVAKTGCVITGATADLVPADRKLYALRDVTATVPSIPLITASIMSKKLAEGLDALVLDVKFGTGAFMKTEADARALAKSLVATGKRMGVATTALLTDMNQPLGRMAGNAVEVDESIAALQGNGPADLMECTLALGAEVLVSTKHVESSAAGIEKLQRTIDSGEAMEQFTAMIAAQAGDLNAPRPVAPASDLVSPRSGYLARIDAELLGKAIIAMGGGRQVLSDQLDHSTGLEMLTRLGDRIDAGQPLARIFAKPMIAERVRHTLLEAIQVTDEAPATGPLILDRID
- a CDS encoding GyrI-like domain-containing protein — encoded protein: MKHEVRLEASTGSSVAVVHRQATRPQLGAVVQAACGVVWNTLRAAQVAGVGRHVAIYWDDTIRLDVGAEVAEPFAGAGEVVGATLPRGMTAAATHVGPYDQLGGAHQAIQAWCSANGRPLAGPSWEIYGHWQNEWNADPTLIRTDVYYLLADSAS
- the cdd gene encoding cytidine deaminase: MNETLRKSLESAALAVRSRAYAPYSKFQVGAALLAADGQIFAGCNVENASYGLTICAERVAIGSAVAAGHKQIVAVAVATSGGHSPCGACRQVLSEFGPAMEVILIDADDPMRTRTTTLAVLLPEQFSSGAL